A single region of the Apus apus isolate bApuApu2 unplaced genomic scaffold, bApuApu2.pri.cur manual_scaffold_72_ctg1, whole genome shotgun sequence genome encodes:
- the CD37 gene encoding leukocyte antigen CD37: protein MSPRNCLSLAKGFLFLFNLLFFTLGSLLLAFGLWVLFDRHSFAAVLGSPLYSLRVWSYIFSVVGVVSMLLGFLGGLGACKEIRAMLLMYFGILLLLFAAQITVGVIIYTQRVSLATKVATYAQELIRGYPAQGPPGDPHESWDAIQQQLSCCGWNGAQDWDHPDGPPGDGAVACSCLQEPAPNSTHGPSPALPHGRCPMADPQDIFPRGCAEGVQGWLAENLVTVVGACLGIGLMELCLLMLSMFLVRNLDPDYEKMLRGL, encoded by the exons ATGAGCCCCAGAAACTGCCTGAGCTTGGCCAAGggcttcctcttcctcttcaacCTCCTCTTCTTT aCCCTGGGCAGCCTCCTCCTCGCCTTCGGCCTCTGGGTCCTCTTCGACCGGCACAGCTTCGCCGCCGTGCTGG GCTCACCTCTGTACAGCCTACGGGTCTGGTCCTACATCTTCTCCGTGGTTGGTGTCGTCTCCATGCTGCTGGGCTtcctgggggggctgggggcctGCAAGGAGATCAGGGCCATGCTGCTGatg TACTTCgggatcctgctgctgctcttcgCTGCCCAGATCACAGTGGGGGTCATCATCTACACGCAGCGTGTCAGT ctggcCACCAAGGTGGCCACCTACGCACAGGAACTGATCCGGGGGTACCCGGCCCAGGGGCCGCCTGGGGACCCCCATGAGAGCTGGGATGCCATCCAGCAGCAG ctcagTTGCTGTGGCTGGAATGGAGCCCAGGACTGGGACCACCCTGATGGACCCCCCGGGGACGGGGCTGTcgcctgctcctgcctccaggAACCAGCACCCAACAGCACCCACGGGCCCTCCCCGGCCCTGCCCCACGGCCGCTGCCCCATGGCTGACCCCCAGGACATCTTCCCCAGG GGTTGCGCCGAGGGCGtccagggctggctggctgaaAACCTGGTCACCGTGGTGGGGGCTTGCCTGGGCATCGGCCTGATGGAG CTTTGCCTGCTGATGCTGTCGATGTTCCTGGTCAGGAACCTGGACCCCGACTACGAGAAAATGCTGCGGGGGCTCTGA